A region of Phytohabitans rumicis DNA encodes the following proteins:
- a CDS encoding aspartate aminotransferase family protein — translation MVRGEGVYLYDEHGRQYIDCASATFNLSLGYSHPAVVKAIQKQAELLIHTTSAFQTDPVNQVVARLIGESPANLVKAHLKVGGGSEANEGAIKMAQFATGRREVVSLFRSHHGQTMMMASYSGNAFRKAPFPMPYPGSLQVPDPYCFRCFYGQQRQTCGLMCVERIDDFLEYASGGQVAAMIVEPISGNGGNIVAPDGYLPRLRRFCDEHDIVLILDEVQTGIGRTGQMFAAQHFGVEPDAITLGKGLGGSGAQVAAILTNDRLAGLPAHHHSFTYGGNSLAAAAAVATLDIVAEPAFLANVRATGAHILARLGDLRGRHRAIGDVRGVGLMIGVELVEPDGAPAVALTNEIARRGMAHGLVLRTSRYGYGNVLKIRPPLILTHSQADDICDRLDALLREVAA, via the coding sequence ATGGTACGTGGCGAGGGAGTTTACCTGTACGACGAGCACGGAAGGCAGTACATAGACTGCGCCTCGGCCACATTCAACCTCAGTCTCGGATATTCTCATCCGGCCGTTGTCAAAGCGATCCAAAAGCAAGCGGAATTGCTTATTCATACGACGTCGGCATTTCAGACCGATCCCGTCAACCAGGTCGTTGCGCGGCTCATTGGAGAATCGCCGGCGAATCTGGTCAAGGCCCATCTGAAGGTCGGCGGCGGGTCGGAGGCCAACGAGGGCGCGATCAAGATGGCCCAGTTCGCCACCGGGCGGCGCGAGGTCGTCTCGCTGTTCCGCAGCCACCACGGCCAGACCATGATGATGGCGTCCTACTCCGGCAACGCGTTCCGCAAGGCCCCGTTCCCGATGCCGTACCCCGGCTCGCTGCAGGTGCCGGACCCGTACTGCTTCCGCTGCTTCTACGGCCAGCAGCGCCAGACCTGCGGCCTCATGTGCGTGGAACGCATCGACGACTTCCTGGAGTACGCCAGCGGCGGCCAGGTCGCGGCGATGATCGTGGAGCCGATCTCCGGCAACGGCGGCAACATCGTCGCCCCGGACGGCTACCTGCCCCGGCTGCGGCGGTTCTGCGACGAGCACGACATCGTGCTGATCCTGGACGAGGTGCAGACCGGGATCGGGCGCACCGGCCAGATGTTCGCCGCCCAGCACTTCGGCGTCGAACCGGACGCCATCACCCTCGGCAAGGGACTTGGCGGCAGCGGCGCGCAGGTCGCCGCCATCCTCACCAACGACCGGCTCGCCGGGCTGCCCGCGCACCACCACTCGTTCACGTACGGCGGGAACTCCCTCGCGGCCGCGGCGGCGGTCGCCACGCTGGACATCGTCGCCGAGCCCGCGTTCCTGGCGAACGTCCGCGCGACCGGCGCGCACATCCTCGCCCGGCTGGGCGACCTGCGCGGGCGGCACCGCGCCATCGGCGACGTCCGCGGCGTGGGCCTGATGATCGGCGTGGAGCTGGTGGAGCCGGACGGCGCGCCCGCGGTGGCGCTCACCAACGAGATCGCGCGCCGCGGCATGGCGCACGGCCTGGTGCTGCGTACGTCCCGGTACGGCTACGGGAACGTCCTGAAGATCCGGCCGCCGCTCATCCTCACCCACAGCCAGGCCGACGACATCTGCGACCGGCTCGACGCCCTGCTACGCGAGGTGGCCGCATGA
- a CDS encoding inositol monophosphatase family protein: MRSLILSTARAVRQALGAHGTRPGGRRVHGDAPGGDAQFDIDKVAERAVWDHLWRHAPVPVAVYTEDEGLRCTGAKPEHVLVIDPIDGTRPASAGLEMATVSIAAAPMGDGRPTLGEVCAAHVLELKSGAWLYADDSRPAIASSGYAWPVPAPSATTDLTRMFWSLELNGHPMRLMDGAYGHLVDASANTGGVFVFNSASYSITRILTGQLDAFVDIGNRLLRDHPWTEPAFRRAGRGNILHLFGYDIAASVYLARRAGITITDAYGEPLDAMPLLAVDPASQRSCVAASTPQLHRALLRTIRWDATAQPTTGGTS; encoded by the coding sequence ATGAGATCGCTGATCCTGAGCACCGCGCGGGCGGTACGCCAGGCCCTGGGCGCGCACGGCACGCGCCCCGGCGGGCGGCGGGTGCACGGCGACGCGCCCGGCGGCGACGCGCAGTTCGACATCGACAAGGTCGCCGAGCGCGCGGTGTGGGACCACCTGTGGCGGCACGCGCCGGTCCCGGTCGCGGTCTACACCGAGGACGAGGGCCTGCGCTGCACCGGCGCGAAGCCGGAGCACGTCCTCGTCATCGACCCGATCGACGGCACCCGACCGGCGTCCGCCGGGCTGGAGATGGCCACCGTGTCGATCGCCGCCGCGCCGATGGGCGACGGCCGGCCCACGCTCGGCGAGGTCTGCGCGGCGCACGTGCTGGAGCTCAAGAGCGGCGCGTGGCTCTACGCCGACGACAGCCGGCCGGCGATCGCGTCGTCCGGGTACGCGTGGCCGGTGCCGGCGCCCAGCGCCACCACCGACCTGACCCGGATGTTCTGGTCGCTGGAGCTCAACGGGCACCCGATGCGGCTGATGGACGGCGCGTACGGGCACCTGGTGGACGCGTCGGCGAACACCGGCGGCGTGTTCGTGTTCAACAGCGCCTCGTACTCCATCACCCGGATCCTCACCGGCCAGCTCGACGCGTTCGTCGACATCGGAAACCGGCTGCTGCGCGACCATCCCTGGACCGAGCCGGCGTTCCGGCGCGCCGGCCGCGGCAACATCCTGCACCTGTTCGGATACGACATCGCCGCGAGCGTGTACCTGGCCCGCCGGGCCGGGATCACCATCACCGACGCGTACGGCGAGCCGCTGGACGCCATGCCGCTGCTCGCCGTCGACCCCGCCAGCCAGCGGTCCTGCGTCGCGGCGTCCACGCCCCAACTGCACCGCGCCCTGCTGCGCACCATCCGCTGGGACGCAACGGCCCAGCCGACGACCGGAGGAACATCGTGA
- a CDS encoding zinc-dependent alcohol dehydrogenase, with protein sequence MKALVLQDDRSLRLVDRPRPVCAAPTDVLVRVAQTGVCGTDRGVLLGKFPARPGVVMGHEAIGEVAEIGTGVTTLKPGDRVVVDPTFYCGLCARCRRGALNFCLHKEGNELGIDRDGAFAPYLALDERFLHPVPDGLPDDRAVLIEPLACVLNNLEAARLRPADDVLVLGGGPIGVLTALVADHLASKVRLVERDPFRRSIAARYFAGVPGCAVRLCEPDAVDGPTASVVVDTVGSLLERACALAQPMGRVVVMGFDGNARGELRPLELLQRGLSIVGAGDYNGLIFPRAIELAQRLPLEGIVTHHVPIDDFPRALDALGLTTGYAGLKVVIQLAEVTQ encoded by the coding sequence GTGAAGGCACTCGTGTTGCAGGACGACCGGTCGCTGCGCCTCGTGGACCGGCCCCGCCCGGTCTGCGCCGCCCCGACCGACGTCCTGGTACGCGTCGCGCAGACCGGCGTGTGCGGCACCGACCGCGGCGTGCTGCTGGGCAAGTTTCCGGCCCGGCCGGGCGTGGTCATGGGCCACGAGGCGATCGGCGAGGTCGCCGAGATCGGCACCGGCGTGACCACCCTCAAGCCCGGCGACCGGGTCGTCGTCGACCCGACGTTCTACTGTGGACTGTGTGCGCGCTGCCGGCGCGGCGCGCTCAACTTCTGCCTCCACAAGGAGGGCAACGAGCTGGGCATCGACCGGGACGGGGCGTTCGCGCCGTACCTGGCGCTGGACGAGCGCTTCCTGCACCCGGTCCCGGACGGGCTGCCCGACGACCGGGCCGTGCTGATCGAGCCGCTCGCCTGCGTACTCAACAACCTGGAGGCGGCGCGGCTGCGGCCGGCGGACGACGTGCTGGTGCTCGGCGGCGGCCCGATCGGCGTGCTGACCGCGCTGGTCGCGGACCACCTCGCCAGCAAGGTCCGGCTGGTGGAGCGGGACCCGTTCCGCCGGTCCATCGCGGCGCGGTACTTCGCCGGCGTCCCGGGCTGCGCCGTACGGCTGTGCGAGCCGGACGCGGTCGACGGACCGACCGCCTCGGTGGTCGTGGACACCGTCGGCTCGCTGCTGGAGCGGGCCTGCGCGCTGGCTCAGCCGATGGGGCGCGTCGTCGTGATGGGCTTCGACGGCAACGCGCGCGGCGAGCTGCGCCCCCTGGAGCTGCTCCAACGTGGACTGTCCATCGTAGGCGCCGGCGACTACAACGGCCTGATCTTCCCGCGCGCCATCGAGCTGGCCCAGCGCCTGCCGCTGGAGGGCATCGTCACCCACCACGTGCCGATCGACGACTTCCCCCGCGCGCTCGACGCCCTCGGCCTGACCACCGGGTACGCCGGCCTCAAGGTCGTCATCCAGCTAGCCGAGGTGACCCAATGA
- a CDS encoding beta-galactosidase — MSGGRLINTFPYGFTRPIVYGEYPYYRAAPDRWGPNLAALAQAGVDVVTCYVPWRFHEIAPRRYDFTGARDGQRDLPRLLDLAAAEGLRVMLKPGPFIHAEVQLGGLPDRVSPGVDGRYAAVLDAWGKPVMSQGLPLPSLFDARYRAEVGHWLAAVQELVLRRALAPHGPVVAVQLGNEGIYSDGNRPAAAHDFAAPAVEAFEARLAAAGSPLAGTMPAGPAADWPAGLKAAWAEHSGAVLRDQYLALAAGLVPEVRRVATVNLPLPALAGPPESGASWLLRTGRLAETGLAEGYTAWVGNAARSRTAFGAHWFGVRARRSDNVEENWGFTWTDPAFGQPANALFHALLALALGSRSCSVYTACATEHWGPLVDLDPEGVRADGADPQDFAPPYCPGAPLREDGGAGANLAALHALRDLVRTAPGRLGGHFLADAALVVPESVALAEAWPDGERPAEAAVPAAVRTALELMERHQFQIEVLTEAATAEAVPDGSLRSRRTQMPWLVVFGPDGPGARLAARLDAHRRSGGTVVPLPAGGAMPADALARLLPAPRYAHPATDPAVVLVHADAAGEPAAVFAFNLAAEHHTVRRTVRGRQVCVELPPRGAACLWWTGDAFAVAAGTAGLEPLPPPPVSAFPSRPHATKETA, encoded by the coding sequence ATGAGCGGTGGCCGCCTGATTAACACTTTCCCGTACGGCTTCACGAGGCCGATCGTGTACGGCGAGTACCCGTACTACCGCGCCGCCCCCGACCGGTGGGGCCCGAACCTGGCCGCCCTCGCCCAGGCCGGCGTCGACGTGGTCACCTGCTACGTGCCGTGGCGCTTCCACGAGATCGCCCCCCGGCGGTACGACTTCACCGGCGCCCGCGACGGGCAGCGCGACCTGCCGCGCCTGCTGGACCTGGCCGCCGCCGAAGGGCTGCGAGTGATGCTGAAGCCCGGCCCGTTCATCCACGCGGAGGTGCAGCTCGGCGGCCTGCCGGACCGGGTGAGCCCCGGCGTCGACGGGCGGTACGCCGCCGTGCTCGACGCGTGGGGCAAGCCGGTCATGTCGCAGGGGTTGCCGCTGCCCAGCCTCTTCGACGCGCGGTACCGGGCGGAGGTCGGCCACTGGCTGGCGGCGGTCCAGGAGTTGGTGCTGCGGCGGGCCCTCGCCCCGCACGGCCCGGTCGTCGCCGTCCAGCTCGGCAACGAGGGCATCTACAGCGACGGCAACCGGCCGGCCGCCGCGCACGACTTCGCCGCGCCCGCCGTCGAGGCGTTCGAGGCCCGGCTGGCCGCCGCCGGGTCGCCGCTCGCGGGCACCATGCCGGCCGGGCCGGCGGCGGACTGGCCGGCCGGCCTCAAGGCGGCCTGGGCCGAGCACAGCGGCGCGGTCCTGCGCGACCAGTACCTGGCGCTGGCCGCCGGCCTGGTGCCGGAGGTCCGGCGGGTGGCCACGGTCAACCTGCCGCTGCCGGCGCTGGCCGGGCCGCCCGAGTCCGGCGCCTCGTGGCTGCTGCGCACCGGCCGGCTCGCCGAGACCGGGCTGGCCGAGGGCTACACGGCCTGGGTCGGCAACGCGGCCCGGTCCCGGACCGCGTTCGGCGCGCACTGGTTCGGCGTCCGCGCCCGCCGGTCCGACAACGTCGAGGAGAACTGGGGCTTCACCTGGACCGATCCGGCGTTCGGGCAGCCCGCCAACGCGCTGTTCCACGCGCTGCTGGCGCTGGCGCTCGGCTCGCGCAGTTGCAGCGTCTACACCGCCTGCGCGACCGAGCACTGGGGGCCGCTGGTCGACCTCGACCCCGAAGGGGTACGGGCGGACGGCGCGGACCCGCAGGACTTCGCGCCGCCGTACTGCCCGGGGGCGCCGCTGCGGGAGGACGGCGGCGCTGGCGCCAACCTCGCAGCGCTGCACGCCCTGCGGGACCTCGTCCGGACCGCGCCCGGCCGGCTGGGCGGTCACTTCCTGGCCGACGCGGCGCTGGTCGTACCCGAGTCTGTGGCCCTGGCCGAGGCGTGGCCGGACGGCGAGCGGCCGGCGGAGGCCGCCGTGCCCGCCGCCGTGCGCACCGCGCTGGAGCTGATGGAGCGCCACCAGTTCCAGATCGAGGTGCTGACCGAGGCGGCGACCGCCGAGGCGGTGCCAGATGGCTCGCTGCGCTCGCGTCGGACCCAGATGCCGTGGCTCGTCGTCTTCGGCCCGGACGGGCCGGGCGCGCGGCTCGCCGCCCGGCTCGACGCGCACCGCCGCAGCGGCGGGACGGTCGTGCCGCTGCCCGCCGGCGGCGCCATGCCGGCCGACGCGCTGGCGCGCCTGCTGCCGGCGCCGCGGTACGCCCACCCGGCCACCGATCCGGCGGTGGTGCTCGTCCACGCCGACGCGGCGGGCGAGCCGGCCGCGGTGTTCGCCTTCAACCTGGCCGCCGAGCACCACACGGTCCGCCGCACGGTGCGCGGCCGGCAGGTGTGCGTCGAGCTGCCGCCCCGGGGAGCGGCCTGCCTGTGGTGGACCGGCGACGCGTTCGCGGTGGCCGCCGGCACGGCCGGGCTCGAACCGCTCCCGCCGCCACCGGTGTCGGCCTTCCCCTCCCGCCCGCACGCCACCAAGGAGACCGCATGA
- a CDS encoding ScbA/BarX family gamma-butyrolactone biosynthesis protein, which produces MNPTGITFDQTVPRALVDRGDATTVLITSWVKEGNRLTAGAVWPRLGGYYRLLDEERHDPLLVLETFRQAALLLAHVVDDVPLATMQILRSTHFEADPAGLKVTDAPTEVVATIESGRQEPTGQSILQTSMVCRLYRDGSLVGTGGGLAVIPPADRYLKVRGRDPDSVDLGGRPGAGVPARTAGKASGRDVVIAPGDRAGAYRLRIDTGHPNFFDNPTDHTPGMLLIEAMRQAVVAESGDPGFAPLAMGVRFHRFVELDHPGEVLVRRTAGGFQTDVRQFDRQAARAEWRLAGETHG; this is translated from the coding sequence ATGAACCCGACCGGGATCACCTTCGACCAGACCGTGCCGCGCGCGCTCGTCGACCGGGGCGACGCGACCACCGTGCTGATCACCAGCTGGGTGAAGGAGGGCAACCGGCTCACCGCGGGCGCGGTGTGGCCCCGGCTGGGCGGCTACTACCGGCTGCTGGACGAGGAACGGCACGACCCGCTGCTGGTGCTGGAGACGTTCCGCCAGGCGGCGCTGCTGCTCGCCCACGTGGTGGACGACGTGCCGCTGGCCACGATGCAGATCCTGCGCTCGACGCACTTCGAGGCGGACCCCGCCGGGCTCAAGGTCACCGACGCGCCGACCGAGGTGGTGGCGACCATCGAGTCCGGCCGCCAGGAGCCGACCGGCCAGTCAATCCTGCAGACGTCCATGGTGTGCCGCCTGTACCGGGACGGCAGCCTCGTCGGCACCGGCGGCGGCCTGGCCGTCATCCCGCCCGCCGACCGCTACCTGAAGGTACGCGGGCGCGACCCGGACAGCGTGGACCTCGGCGGCCGGCCGGGCGCGGGCGTGCCGGCGCGTACCGCGGGCAAGGCGTCCGGCCGCGACGTCGTCATCGCGCCCGGCGACCGGGCCGGCGCGTACCGCCTGCGCATCGACACCGGCCACCCGAACTTCTTCGACAACCCGACCGACCACACCCCCGGCATGCTGCTCATCGAGGCGATGCGGCAGGCGGTGGTGGCCGAGTCCGGCGACCCGGGCTTCGCGCCGCTGGCCATGGGCGTGCGGTTCCACCGGTTCGTCGAGCTGGACCACCCCGGCGAGGTGCTGGTACGGCGCACGGCCGGCGGGTTCCAGACCGACGTACGGCAGTTCGACCGGCAGGCCGCGCGGGCGGAATGGCGGCTGGCGGGCGAGACACATGGATAG
- a CDS encoding amidase: MDSVLRRSAVQAVRALRRGEVSPLELVDAAADRIAETEPTVHALVARCLDRARDRARRLPAARSAAADHPAWLAGLPVTVKDVVDVAGLPTTFGSPVRRQPAGRTDPLVARIERRGAIVVGKTNLPEFCSGADTVSPVAGRTANPLDPSLSCGASSGGAAASVAAGQAWCAHGTDTAGSIRIPAAFCGAVGLRPTPGLVPAGHPDPAGFEVHGPLARDVADAALFFAAMVGQPPPDRPGGPFPRRLAAVSLDLGGTVPVDSEIRQSCARAAALLEGSAARSRRRCRRWTYPNCEPSTRPP; encoded by the coding sequence ATGGATAGCGTCCTGCGGCGCAGCGCGGTGCAGGCGGTCCGGGCGCTGCGGCGCGGCGAGGTGAGCCCGCTCGAACTCGTCGACGCCGCAGCGGACCGGATCGCCGAGACGGAGCCCACGGTGCACGCCCTCGTCGCGCGGTGCCTGGACCGGGCCCGGGACCGGGCCCGCCGGCTACCGGCCGCCCGGAGCGCGGCGGCGGACCACCCGGCCTGGCTCGCCGGGCTGCCGGTGACCGTCAAGGACGTCGTGGACGTCGCCGGCCTGCCGACCACGTTCGGCTCGCCGGTGCGTCGGCAGCCCGCCGGCCGGACCGACCCGCTGGTGGCCCGGATCGAACGGCGCGGCGCGATCGTGGTGGGCAAGACGAACCTGCCGGAGTTCTGCTCCGGCGCGGACACCGTCAGCCCGGTCGCCGGCCGGACCGCGAACCCGCTCGATCCGTCGCTGTCCTGCGGCGCCTCCAGCGGCGGCGCCGCCGCGTCCGTGGCCGCCGGCCAGGCGTGGTGCGCGCACGGCACCGACACCGCCGGGTCGATCCGCATCCCGGCCGCCTTCTGCGGCGCCGTCGGCCTGCGCCCCACGCCCGGACTGGTACCCGCCGGCCACCCCGACCCGGCCGGCTTCGAGGTACACGGCCCGCTCGCCCGCGACGTCGCCGACGCCGCGCTGTTCTTCGCCGCCATGGTCGGCCAGCCGCCACCGGACCGGCCGGGCGGCCCGTTCCCGCGCCGGCTCGCCGCGGTCAGCCTCGACCTCGGCGGCACGGTCCCGGTCGACAGCGAGATCCGGCAGTCCTGCGCGCGGGCCGCCGCGCTGCTGGAGGGCTCGGCTGCGCGGTCGAGGAGGCGGTGCCGGCGCTGGACGTACCCGAATTGCGAACCGTCCACGAGGCCGCCGTGA
- a CDS encoding amidase family protein, with protein MTLLGHRAAVLHGDRVDRHGDAIGPALRAEVAAGRRIPPDLLDAARSTRERFRHAVVRFFDRYDVLVTPAFGVPPWPVPDGAGPYPDEPQLSRIAAVWPLTTLAPMAGCPAITVPVGRTAAGHPVGLQLTGPPMSDLRLLRAARALEAAGTHAGQAAR; from the coding sequence GTGACGCTGCTCGGCCACCGCGCGGCGGTCCTGCACGGCGACCGCGTCGACCGGCACGGGGACGCCATCGGCCCGGCGCTGCGCGCCGAGGTCGCCGCCGGGCGGCGGATCCCGCCGGACCTGCTCGACGCCGCCCGGAGCACGCGGGAACGCTTCCGGCACGCCGTGGTCCGGTTCTTCGACCGGTACGACGTGCTGGTCACGCCGGCGTTCGGGGTGCCGCCCTGGCCGGTGCCGGACGGCGCCGGCCCGTACCCGGACGAGCCGCAGCTGTCCCGGATCGCGGCGGTGTGGCCGCTGACGACGCTCGCGCCGATGGCCGGCTGCCCGGCGATCACCGTGCCGGTGGGCCGGACCGCCGCGGGCCACCCGGTCGGGCTGCAACTGACCGGCCCGCCGATGAGCGACCTGCGCCTGCTGCGCGCGGCGCGGGCGCTGGAAGCGGCCGGTACGCACGCCGGGCAGGCCGCGCGATGA
- a CDS encoding cytochrome P450: MNRYPADRSCPYEPPEQYARWREAEPVTRVVLPSGAAAWLVTRYADVRRLLRDPALASDSTRPGYPRFGAAVEVPPLNRTFIGLDGPAHRRLRRMFADAFAVPAVARFEPRMTAIVDACLDDLAEGRNEPAGPAPGSAAADLVSRFALPVASRIICEVLGLGYEAHELFERSTHVLTDGASTGAQKAAAGAAIIELVADLVRERLRHPRADLASRIATRHVRAGELSEPEAVHNLALVLGAGHHTSANMISLGALALLREPAWADRFRGEPQLRANATEELLRYLTIVQLGLARVATADIAVGDRLVRAGDGVVLSVLAANRDARRFAGPDRLDLARADARHHLAFGFGPHQCVGHFLARTTVRVALARLVTRLPGLRLAGTADLSFTEATDFHGLHRLPVTW, from the coding sequence ATGAACCGCTACCCGGCCGACCGGTCGTGCCCGTACGAGCCGCCAGAGCAGTACGCGCGGTGGCGCGAGGCCGAGCCGGTCACCCGGGTCGTGCTGCCCAGCGGCGCCGCGGCCTGGCTGGTGACCCGGTACGCCGACGTGCGCCGCCTGCTGCGCGACCCGGCGCTGGCCTCGGACTCCACCCGCCCCGGCTACCCGAGGTTCGGTGCGGCCGTCGAGGTGCCGCCGCTCAACCGCACCTTCATCGGCCTGGACGGGCCCGCGCACCGGCGGCTGCGCCGGATGTTCGCCGACGCGTTCGCCGTGCCCGCGGTGGCCCGGTTCGAGCCGCGCATGACCGCCATCGTGGACGCCTGCCTCGACGACCTCGCTGAGGGCCGAAACGAGCCCGCCGGCCCGGCCCCGGGGTCGGCCGCGGCCGACCTTGTTTCCCGGTTCGCGCTGCCGGTCGCCTCGCGGATCATCTGCGAGGTGCTGGGCCTGGGCTACGAGGCGCACGAACTCTTCGAGCGCAGCACCCACGTGCTCACCGACGGCGCCAGCACCGGCGCGCAGAAGGCCGCCGCCGGCGCGGCGATCATCGAGCTGGTGGCCGACCTGGTACGCGAGCGGCTGCGCCACCCGCGCGCGGACCTGGCCAGCCGGATCGCCACCCGGCATGTACGCGCCGGCGAGCTGAGCGAACCGGAGGCGGTGCACAACCTGGCGCTGGTGCTCGGCGCCGGGCACCACACGTCGGCCAACATGATCTCGCTGGGCGCGCTGGCGCTGCTGCGCGAGCCGGCGTGGGCGGACCGGTTCCGGGGCGAACCGCAACTGCGCGCCAACGCCACCGAGGAGCTGCTGCGGTACCTCACCATCGTGCAGCTCGGGCTGGCCCGGGTGGCGACGGCGGACATCGCGGTCGGCGACCGGCTGGTACGCGCCGGCGACGGCGTGGTGCTCAGCGTGCTGGCGGCCAACCGGGACGCCCGGCGCTTCGCCGGCCCCGACCGGCTCGACCTGGCCCGCGCGGACGCCCGGCACCACCTCGCGTTCGGCTTCGGCCCGCACCAGTGCGTCGGGCACTTCCTGGCCCGTACGACCGTCCGCGTCGCCCTGGCCAGGTTGGTGACGCGACTGCCCGGACTGCGCCTGGCCGGCACGGCGGACCTGAGCTTCACCGAGGCCACGGACTTCCACGGACTGCACCGGCTGCCGGTGACCTGGTGA
- a CDS encoding nuclear transport factor 2 family protein — MTDAERNKEIVRGCYEQFFVHRRLDAVADAIHEKFVQHSPDAPSGRDAYLAHLREAAFAGGTCDIKRIIADGDFVAVHHHMTLRDDDGPGLAVVDLWRLEDGKLVEHWDVEQPVPAASRVPNGMF; from the coding sequence ATGACCGACGCGGAGCGCAACAAGGAGATCGTGCGCGGCTGCTACGAGCAGTTCTTCGTACACCGGCGGCTGGACGCCGTCGCCGACGCCATCCACGAGAAGTTCGTCCAGCACAGCCCCGACGCGCCATCCGGCCGCGACGCGTACCTGGCCCACCTGCGGGAGGCGGCGTTCGCGGGCGGCACCTGCGACATCAAGCGGATCATCGCAGACGGCGACTTCGTGGCGGTGCACCACCACATGACGCTGCGCGACGACGACGGGCCGGGCCTCGCCGTCGTCGACCTCTGGCGCCTGGAGGACGGCAAGCTCGTCGAGCATTGGGACGTGGAGCAGCCGGTACCCGCGGCATCCAGAGTGCCGAACGGCATGTTCTGA
- a CDS encoding helix-turn-helix domain-containing protein encodes MTIDLHVERTSSDRVFELLDALASLGPGPHRLQDVAAHAKLGASTAHRILQAGIRAGRVSKAQRGRYLLTSPAEPRAATPAPPPEPVLPASQPLAVSRRIRLGLAALQKATEQPVLLYVPLILDTPMRYCLAYVPPRQDELLSDAERLLAADMVFCAPLTVDAPGRLIMAHMAPQRESVQARAIVGAGYTYGPSPVAGWNTLAAPLRRFGQIAGVICITARASWMGRYREHGLGRLLSLARELGDELPTGAGRS; translated from the coding sequence GTGACGATCGACCTGCATGTTGAACGCACCTCCAGTGACCGGGTCTTCGAACTACTCGACGCGCTGGCGTCGCTCGGTCCCGGGCCGCACCGGCTCCAGGACGTGGCCGCGCACGCCAAGCTCGGCGCGTCGACCGCGCACCGCATCCTGCAGGCCGGCATCCGCGCCGGCCGGGTGTCCAAGGCGCAGCGCGGCCGGTACCTGCTCACCAGCCCGGCCGAGCCGCGCGCCGCGACGCCGGCGCCGCCACCCGAACCGGTGCTCCCGGCGAGCCAGCCGCTGGCGGTATCCCGGCGGATCCGGCTCGGCCTGGCCGCGCTGCAGAAGGCCACCGAACAGCCGGTGCTGCTGTATGTCCCACTCATCCTGGACACCCCGATGCGGTACTGCCTGGCGTACGTCCCGCCGCGGCAGGACGAGCTGCTCAGCGACGCGGAACGGCTGCTGGCCGCGGACATGGTGTTCTGCGCACCGCTCACCGTGGACGCGCCGGGGCGGCTCATCATGGCCCACATGGCGCCGCAGCGCGAAAGCGTGCAGGCTCGCGCGATCGTCGGTGCCGGCTACACGTACGGCCCGTCCCCGGTCGCCGGCTGGAACACCCTCGCCGCGCCGCTGCGCCGGTTCGGCCAGATCGCCGGCGTCATCTGCATTACCGCCCGGGCGTCCTGGATGGGCCGGTACCGCGAGCATGGCCTGGGCCGGCTGCTGAGCCTGGCCCGCGAGCTCGGCGACGAGCTGCCGACCGGGGCGGGGCGGTCGTGA